cactTTTGCATGAATAGCAAGGTACTGTCTTACACAAAGTGTAAGTCTCCTCTTCTTAAGTCATGACTGAGGCCCGTTCCCCACACACCTATGTGTTGGCAATATAATTATTAAATCAATAATAATTTTTGGGCCTGGAAATACAAGGAGCAGCTCTAAAATATTGTGGGTATGAGGTTAAACtcacaaagaacaaaaacataATCAGATACTGCTGGCTGCAAATGCTGAAGTGTTTATTAAATCAGAGGAACTCTCAGAAGGGCATTTCTGAGAACGCTGTGGCACTGCTCAGGATGGACTGGCACCCAGAGAAGAGCAGACACTTCACACCAGCTCAAAAGCTGCTTGGGGAGGTCTGTGTGCCCTTTGCTGGGCAGGTACTGAAAGGAAGAAACTCCACTAGTCAGAGTAGGGGTGCTCCATGAATGAGCATCTCTGTAAACaagaacatttttaattaattgtctACACTAGTTTCTACACTATAACCTTAGTCACTGGGTACTTACATCAACAGTCATGTTATTTTGACTTTGGTTACTGCATTTACATCATAAATAAAAAACTCTGATCATTTTTCCAGCTTTGTAGAAACATCACTTATTCTGACTGTTCCATTCTTAAAATCCTATTTTTCAAACTATCATAGCCCCTAGGGCCAGTATCTGAATGGAGATGTTGGAAAAACACCTGCAAAAGTTTTTTAGTGTTataataattgtattttctggtttttagcAGTCCATGACAATTAGCAGCACATTTCCAATGGAGGAGTCTTCTgttgagaaaacattttttcctaagaaatatCAAGCAAAGGAACAAGATACAGGAATTCATGTGTCCTGGCTTTTGCTGGCAGCTCTCTACAAGCAGAAAAATCCATGGATAAATATCCAATTTCAAAGCCATGTGACTGCACTTGGAAAAGTGGCCTTGCCCAAGTTTGACTGGCAGCAGAGTAAGATAGTAACTTTTGTTAAAGTAAACAgtacttttaaatgaaatggGCTTGGCtgggtggtggtttttttgaaaCTAATTGTGATGCTTAAAAATAATCTGGGCACAGGAGAACAGGAAGCATCTGTCCCAAACACACAGCTTTTCCTTATATTACATATAATGGAagtggcattcacattctccgAAGGAGAGAGAGACATCATTCTCTCTCTCAGggtttttcctggagaagaacagagagaagaagagaaaacaattcttatctctacttgcagctcctgttggttttgcacatgtggaatgtgttaggaagattgtttacctgaagtgATTTgtccattggattctgctgaggattgttttgtttccttggccaattggctcaaagctgtgtcctggctgtctggAGACAGTCACGGGTTTTTCTTCAGTACCCTtttagtattctttagtatagtatagtatagtatctCTTTAATATAGTACAATGTAATGTAATACAGTCTTAATAAAGCAATTATTCAGCATTCTGACtcaatggagtcagatgccaatCATTCCCTGGTCAGGGGCACCCTGGATTTGATAATGGTCAGATGGGAAATTATGTCATTCTTAAAGGCAAGCAAGTGTAACACTTCCACCTATCCTGCCCACACACCATTCCTGTTCAAATGCCAGTTGTACAGCTTGCCAAATCTTTACTTGAGCTTCATGGCTTTTAAAAAACCATGTCAGGGCGCAGCTCTAAATCTCCTGCCTTGGTTGACTGGTATTTTACAATACAAGCAGCCTACAAGTTAAACAATAAAAACCACAGTGGTTACATGACGTGCAGCATTGTAACTGTGATGTGCATTTGGATCAAAAGCTCTCAGCAGTGAGTTATCCCTACAATCAGGAGGAGAGCTCTGCATCCTGGCTATGATGGCAGTCACAgcaggtgcccagggcagaCTGGAAGGGCAAGGCAGACCTGGAGAACAGCAAATACAAAAGGTGCCATCACCTCTGAAAGAAGTCAAAGTGTAACAACCTGCAGTCTTTCATTTCCCCTGAAGCTTCCTTGGTAATTTTGCAGCTTCTTCTCAGCTCTTGCTGTTTGCTGGCAGCTTCCAAATGCTCCCCAGGATGTGACAGAAGCGTCTgtcagcagccctgggtgcagtAGGTGGAGCAGCTGTGTGGCATTTTGGTAGCCACCACAAAATAAATGACTTAGATGTGTCAGAAACAGCAAAGATTTCAGGTTCAAGATTTCAGCAGCCTGATTTCCAATCTTCCAAAGGTGGGTGAGTTAAAGCAATAGGTGTTTCTTGGCCTACAACTTTATCTCTGTGTCCCCCACTTCGTTACACCCACTCAGGGAGTGCAATACACAAACACCAACAGGCACTCAGCTGGCATCATTtgtttaataaagtttttttctggttttaaaaaagTTTACAAGACAGATGTGTTCCACATGATAAACAACTAGAGGCCGATCTTCTCTTGTAATAACTTAATCCATGCAGAAAGACTGGACTGCCTAACCTGATGTCAGGCAGTAGCTAACAATTTACCAAAATATGCACAGATCTGCACACACTGCAATGGAAACAGGTAGCACATGACACCACGGAGTGAGAATCAATACACAAGCCTGCTCAGAGAATTTTCAGAATTCAAGTGTAAGTTTAAGGAAAAACCCTGATTTATTCTTTAAATGGAGCTTATGTACTGAGAGTGAAATGCTCTGCTACAAcctgcccacagccacccttTGCTCAGCAGTCGTGTGAGAACGCAAACACAGAAATGTCACAAGTCCTTTTCACTACTGACACTACACATTAACAACTGGATCTGATAGCATTGCTTTGGTTGGTTCAATACAGAATGAAAGGTTTTCTAatggctcagctctgctttcccatcTTCCATCCTTCTCCAAAGTGGTTGAAGAGTGTTGCTGAGGCCAGTGTTGGGTCTTTCTTCAAGAATTCAGTGTAGCTTTTGTGTAAGAAACTGTGGAAGGCAAAAAACAGGAACATTATTGTAGGTAGAGCAGAAATACTGCAGGATTCCTTCAAATCccattgagaaaaaaaaatttacttattGTCACAGCACGAAAACTAATGCTAGGTTATCTGTATACAACATTTTAGAGATGTTCAGCTCCTTAAAAATCCAAATGTTATTGGAAAGACTGGACTGACCCAATATTTCCAATAACACTGCAAACCCTCTAAAATGTCCTTATTTCAACACACAACCCAGAAACAGTGTGGGGGAAAACCCTGTAGAGAACAGAAATCATCACCCAATGTCTGACCACCTGGGAAATTCatggatttaaaaaagaaaaaaaaaaaagaaggaacttTGTGAGCAATGAATGATGCTGATTTGTATAAATCACCAGCAGACTAAACTCTGGGGacaggaaaatgagagaaaggTTAAACTTTAACTTTGCAAAGCTGTTAATAATTAAACTGCACAGCCAGCTCAGGGCTTCAGTGTGCAGAGGAGGATAATAACACTTTCTTGAGAGCTTGGACACATTTGAAAAGTCCAAATCAGCAATGTAACtttctgggagcagggagagggagggaagatAATGAAAGCTGTGTCCTGAAGGCTTAAAGCTGACTGGAAGAGTATGATAAACACATATCTACATAGGCAGATAATCCATGACAAAGGATTCAGGTCTGTATTCAGCCTAATTCCATTCACTGATGTCTGGGCATGTCCTGGAGGTTGAGTGCCTGAAGGCAGAGAAgatctcctgctgctgaggcaaGTTTGGCTCTCAATGCCTGCCCTAATGTCCTTATTAGATGGTGGAGGTCTATGAGACAGCCTGTGACTAATTCATCCTGGGAAAGAGCAAAACTGAGCAGGGGCAGGTAAGAACCATGAAAGGAAGCTGCAGTTCTGCAGTTCTGGAGCTGTTTTCCGTCTCCATTGCTAGGGACTGTGCTGTGTTTGGGCTGTCCCAGAGTGAGCTCCCTGCTAGGTGAGGACAGACAGAAATACAACCCTGTGTCTCTGTGTATCTGAAGAACACAAGGCAGGATTCTGAGTTCAGTCACTGCTGTATTATCAGATCAAACTTTCAGATTTCCTGAGCCAACATGGAAACAGTCACAGCTGGGCCAGACCCACaactccagccaggctgggaaaagcttTTCACCCACCCCAACACTCTGGTGTGTGACTGCAGATGAGAGCAGAGGTTGTAAAATTTACAAAACAGCAAGATTATAAAATTTCACCTTCCGGCACTTCTAATGCCACTCTCTGCATGTGCTGCTTCAGTAAAAGAGGCAGGGGGCCAAGCATtccagaggagaggagaagccaAACCTGAGGCCTGCCTTGGATGAGCTAAGGCTCCCTTTCCGAGGACACATCTCCTTCTGCTccactgctggcactggggtcATCCTTGTTTCTGGGGACATTTCTTTCTCTACTGGACTCAGAGGGCACCTTGGTTCTGgtcttctctttcctttgttgctgtttttcaaGTTTTGTCAACTGTTCacaaagtaaggaaaaaaatacatcatgTAATAAAACGATTTCAGAAGTCCATTTCTAAAAAATTGTAAATGTGAGCATTTGTATAAAACTTGCAACTTAGATTCACAACATCAATACATGtatcaacaaaacaaaaaagaaagaaaaataaccctGAAGGCTGAGATTTTCAAAAGTTTAAAAGAGACAGTGAATTATCACCATAAGATAATATGATCACCCCAAGTATAAAAGAGAAGTGATTTATTTATACCCCTCAGCACAAGtaatacaaaaaatacatttggatTGACTAatccaaatgtatttttactAATTACATTGCAAATGACTTACAAAGTTCTGATTTCCAATTACAAACACAGACAATTGCTCAGACAAAATGAGATATTTCACTGTCACATCCAATGACATAAAAGAGCTATTCATCAGCAATTATTTGTCTAATCTCTTCCTGCTAACATCACATTAAACACTGCAGGATGGTTCAGCTATCTCTTCTTGCTAAAGCTGAAAGCTCAAGTATAAAAACCACACCATCCCTAAGCCTTACTTCCCATGCTACAAACAAATCAACAGATTtttgtcagcagaaaaagaatGCAATgggcagggaagaggaaagagaacaACAATTTAAATTGGCTCTCCCTCATCACACTTTGCAGGATGGATGTCTTGACCCcacctcctcttggaatttttATCAGCTGAACACTGCTGGGACCAGGAGTGGAGCtatattcattcttttctgtctctttcttcttctaattCCCTCTCCTCTGAGTTTTGAGCAACTTAACATTGGACAGATTTGGAGTTTGTGAAGCTGAATGGGTTAAGCCAATGCTTTGTGAAATGTTTTGTGTTAACTGGATGCTGCTCTAAATTTTTGCCGAAGCTGTCTGATTTTCTGAAGGTTGCCAGTGAAGTTTTTGTTGGTTTGACTTCTTGATAATATCCTGTTGAAATTTCTCAGGAACATGAAAGAACACTAAGCCCTTTTAAGAGGCTTGTCAAGGGAGTTTTGGGCCTTACACTGCCAGAGAAAGTTTAAAAACCAGCATCCTTCCCTGCCTTCAGCCCAAGTTGTGGCCACCAGGAAGATGTTGTCAGATGGGTAAAGCAGGCAGCCTTGAACTGGGAAGGCAAAACCCTTAAACAAGTCAATATTCCccaagaaagaaatgaaacccTGCAGAATCCTGCATACTTTGGTAATTCCTTGGTTATTTTACACCTACACACTGGGCAGCAATTCTCACTCCaaaaacagagctgctgctgctaattATGCATGGTTTGGCCTGAAAACTCTTTGGGCTAAAACTGAGGTTACAGAAAGAAAGACTAGAGACAGAAGTAGATTTTTCAGGGGCTAAAACATGACACAAGAATCCAGAAAAGaatttgaagaaaatgaaaccaaCTTCAAACCAAGCTTCTTAAGGCAACACAGGGCACTTGTATCCACTCATTCATAGTTGGAGGACTTGTTGAGAAGGATGATGTGAGGGACAGCTTTACTAAAATCTAGAAAAACTAAATCCACCACCTTCCCTTCCTTCACTTGGCAGGTGACCTTATGTTAGAAGAGCATTAAATCAGTCAGACAAGACTTTCCCTTTTGAATCCATGTTGACTGTGCACTGTCCTTTAAATGCCTTTCAGGAGCACCCAGCATGATTTCTCCACAATTTTTCCAGGCACTGAGGTTAGATTAACAGGCCTGTAGTTTCCTGAttcttccctcctgcccttttTATAAACTGCAGTAACCATTTCACCAAGGTTAAGTGAAGCATTATACAAATAAGGCTGGTGTGGCCTTGCTGAGGCACGGCAatccttcccccttttctctcagcctggaaaagctggccACTGCTGTGTTTAGAGGATGAGGAAGCCTCAGCACTGCGTTTGGTTTTCAGCACAGCTTGTGCTGTTCCTCAGCAGAGTTAGCTCACTCTCCTGTCCAGTCCAGACTTAAATTTGGGACTGAAATTCATAATTTCCTTGTTTCTGACAGAGAGGCACCTCTTCATCTCCATCCAGTCATCCACATGGCAAGAAACTTCACTAAAGGCATGGGGGGTAGTCCAGACTAATTAAAAACATTGTTAATGAGTCATGATTAAACAACAGCTTTAATGAGGAGGAGGAATAAACTGTGGAAAGCTGTTCTGCATTACACACACACAACCTTTCAAGAGGCCAGGGAACTGAAGAAAACAATGCAATTATTTGTCTGTTCAGAGGCTGCACAGGAAGGGCAAGGTCCTTGTACCTGATGGAAGCTGTACTGCTTCACAACAGGAATGCTACAAATTTGCAGAGGATACACATCAGCCTTTCCAGACAGACCTTAGGAGCCACTTACTTGTTTAGGATCAACAGTGGCTGCTGGGGACTCCAGTTCTATTGTTACAGGACCATCATTCTGGATGTGGACCTGCATGTAGGCACCAAACTTGCCatctgaaaagggaaaagacaacaaGTGCTCAGAGCCCTTGGGAGGATAACACACACCAAAGTTTTTACCAAAAGTGATAtcaaaaacaagtaaaaaatacataaaagggCAGCTAACTGCAGAAAGCtactaagaaaaaaagagtgtATGTGCACCCAGGTATGTAGCTTGACATTCAGAGAAGATAAATACACAGCTAAGTAGAGAAACATGCACAAAACAAACCAAGTCTACAGGTAAGCAGGGTATCCACAGTTCAGGATGGGCAGGATGGTTCTCAGTGACaggaaatgacattttaaaggCTCTAACAGCTCCAGTCCAACTGACCACTTGATGTTTTGAAGAAACTTTATATTTAGCCAAAAGGTAAGAAAACCAGGACCCTACTCTGAAGCATTTGACAACTGAATACCGTAGAGCAGAGGACACCAGGGTGCAGCTCAACTCCTGTGatattcacattctctgaaaaatcccttcacccaggatttttctcctgggaagctgagaagcctcagagaaaaaggaaaacaattattatctcatttgcttctcctctgttttgctcctttggaatgtatttggagattgtttactcacaggtgattgtttcattggattctgctgtgagttgttttcactcattggccaatcagggccaagctgtgttgggactctggagagagtcacaagttttcattattatccttttagcattctgtaagtatcctttcgGTATTCTTTAGgatagtatagtattctttaatatagtatcataaaataataaattagccttctgaggacATGGAGTCAGAATcatctttccttctttcatcAGGGAAATACACCAGAAATATGATCATTTCCAATCTGCCACAGCCATTTCTACATTCCTGCTGGTAACCTAGGCTGGTCTTTGAGAGTTACACAACCCTGTGACCACAAAACCCAGTCAGAACTAATGCATCTTTctttaacaaaataataaacaaagaATATtatcttaaattttatttatgggAGCACAACTTTTCAAATTGCTCTCTACAATcttcccatccctctgctgtACTTCACTTATAAAAAGGGTTGgtcttttccatttcccattcaTGTGTAAGGACCTAAAAAAAAACGTAAACTCCACAAgccctttttttccaaaaggctGATAAAGTGGTAAAATAAACCCCCAAGTTTACCACAACACTCAAAGTACTCCCATGTCAGAAGCACTTTCTATCTTGTTTTGGCACCAGAACTACTGTCAAGGAACATCTTTCTGTAACAATTCCCTCCCATTCTCCTCACACATTTAAATTTCTAGTTACTCTCTTCATCCTTCCCCACTTTTAAGACTTCTGGACTGATCAATTCATCTTGCAGCATCTTCTGCAATAAAATAGGATCCTAGAAGTATTATTAAAGTGACAAGTCCATTCTGCTGGACACCCAGCTTCCAAATTCCTTGCCTCTAAAAGCCCAGCACACATGCCTTCCTCAGATGGAATATCTGCACCTGACATGAGTCAGAGGAGCCACATCTGAGCCATACAGACTTGAAAAAAAGGCATCATTTACTTCCAGAATATTTTTGTACATGTTTCAAGCCTTATGACCTAGAAATTTCACACTGGTTTTATACTTCTAAGCTTGTCTACTTGGAAAGTTATTCTTAATTAACCTCATGTGAACACTGTTGCTCCAGATAAGAGCACTTATTCTGAAATGACAACACTCACAAAGGGAATTAATCAGGGAGAATAACTGAGCTTTCAACTTGTACCAAACCTTAATCTGAGATAAACTCTTCCTTGTGGAACAATCCTCTCATATTTACTCAGATATTACTACTAAGGGAGTAAGACATTTCACACTCCTTGCCATGTTAATCTTTACTACCTCAGAAGAATAAATCCACGTTCAAGACAGAGAGCAAAGGCCCTGCAACATAAGGAGGAACCTTGGTAGGTCTGATATTTGGGTATTAGCTTACAACAAGAGTGCTCAGGCCTGCAgacaccagctctgctccccagaggGGAGAGGGATGTTGAAGAACACAAGAAATAACTGAAGAACAACAGGCAAAGGCTTCTGATGCAGCCTTTTATTTCCTACATGTGCTGACCTGGGTACCATGGCTGTGAAGCTTCTCCAAGATTTCATTTGCCAAGTGTCCCACTGCTCTTGGTGTGGAAGAATGGTTTGTGCCTCTCTTTGGGAACACTTCCCACTCTGAGCTCCTGGCTGGCAAGCTCCAGGCACACCAGGGAGCAGACAGGAGCTACCTGCCCAGCACCTACAACTCCCAACAGCCAAATTCTCTACAGGAACCAGAAAACACAAGGCTCTCAGGAGACAGGACAAGACCTTCATTGATCTGTCTTTGCCTCAGCTACACAAATTCCACTTTCAGTGATTAAATTACTCCTCTAAAATGCATTACGCTATTTGTAGAATCAAAAGGGAAGGGCACCTACAGCAATCCAGAGAATCAAACTCTAATCTCCCAATAACTACAACTgttgtgtgtgtgcctgtgtgcatGCAGGGGCAATGTGAGTACAGGTTTTCCAGAcagcaaagaagcaaaaaaaaaaaaaaaaaacccactggcAAAGCAATTGGCACAGCAGAAACTTCAACCTAAGAGAATCTTAACAGACTTGGGTGCAACACACCATAACTGGCACAGCTTAATAAGAAAGCAAAATCACAAACTGACAGGTAgctccagtgctgccagcagttTTAAATTCATGTGTTATCTGACACAATAGCACTCCTGGGTTTCCAAATCTGTGCTTTtaacactgaaagaaaaaatgcagaagtgaAAGCTCATTTTGCAGAAAGCACTGGCAAAAAAAGTGCCAAAATAAAGGCACTTAATATTCATTTCAGATACACAACTGCTATTCACTGAGAGAATTAATTCAAAAAGCTGCTTTCAAAATATGAAGTGATTGAAGGGGTATTAGAAGTGCATTCCTTATCAGGAACATATGGTGGAAGAACATATCAAGCTAGAAAAGCTtgaaaaattgacatttttggacatggggacatgtgTGCATTTCACTGTGCCTCCTTGGAAAGCACTGGAATAATTATCCTAACCTAGAGTCAATAGAAAAATTAGCCTCTGAATCTTTcctcagcttttttttatttttttcctcattaggAAAGTAAGGCCAACCACTACCTATTAGCAGacaccatttaaaaaataatcttttctaGAAACTTGTCTTCTGTCAAGTGTAGCAAAAAATCAAATCTGAATATGAAAATGGACAGAAAGTACTCAGCAAACCAAAGAGATTGAGTGTGGACAGAGCACAAATTAAGAGGAAAGCCAGGTATTTTCTGATAAAGAGAAAACTGTTCCACACATGACACAGAGTTGAGGAAAGAGAATCTAAACCAAAACCTGTTCTCAAGTAGCACATTACACCTCCCACTGTCACAATTCCAAGTAACAGGATGTGGAAGTGACAGATGGAACTGTGCTGTCCATCACACACTGGTGACACCTTAGAGCCTAAGGTCTAAGGTCACTAAACAcacttctcagaaaaaaatgcttctctTGGGTTAATCTATTTCTACAGCACAAAACATCCAACCTTTGAGGGAGCCTGACCACAGAGCTTGTTCTCATGgctgcagcctctctgggctgctCATGTTGTGCAGCCAAAACGAACACAACATCTACATGCCATGGAACACAACATCTACATGTCATGGAACAAAACATCTACATGTCATCCAGAGAAAGGCTTGGATAGATGAAGACTGGAGAAATCACCCTGACAGGCTCTAGTAAAAATATTGTTAACATCCCTTCAGCTACAGAAAATCTCAGAATAAAGAAAGCAACAGTGAGGAAAGGACACACACAAGGAGTGTGCACTGGTCACAGCAAGGACCTTACCAACCTTCTGTCCTTACCTTTAATAAGCTCTGGTTTGTAGGCTTTTCTTAGCTGCTCTAGGAAGTTGTTATAAAAAGACTCAGCCTGCTCTGTGGGCATTGCCATGTGATAGTCAGGCTTGTTTCCCTTCAGGATGCACTGGAGAGTGAACTGGCTCACACACAACACCTCATACTGTTTATCCATCACACTTTTGGACCAGTGCTTCCCACTTTCATCTTCGAAGACTCGCAAGTTCAAGATCTTCCGAAccctgggaggaggagaagataATTAATTCCTAAATTGTCCCCTGCAGGATCAACAGGTATCATAAAGAATGAGATAACAGATGCATATTCAGCCTGCCTCCACATAACAAGATAACCCTCTGCCCCTTGATTCCCAGCCATGGGAATCTCATCACATTAGGCAGAGCCCTTACACAAATGTCAGGTCATTAATCCACACCATCATTTCAGAGTGTGGCACCAGGACAGAATAACTGCATGTTCCACAGCAACATAAAGATGGCACAGGAAGGAAGGGAGCTCACTCTTTACTATCTGCTTTGATGTGTCACAACATTATTGAACGTGTGAACAGCTTTGGGAATTTGAATCCTCCCACCAGACCAGGAAATCACACTCAGTAGGAAATGAGATCATCCTAAACTGTGTTTAaaactgtggggttttgtttccaaTCATGATTCCAATCATGATTCATTATATACTCCTCCTGCTTTGTCACTTCCTAGCACTATTTCCAGACCAGGCCCCATAAGCCAGATGACGACAACACTTTTTCATCAGGATGAGAGGAGGAATCCAAGGAACAGGAGAGaactgcagctggcagcaaagTGGTttgaattttgggctgattttctTGAGATAGGGGACAGAACTGACTGGCTCAACACAAAAAGGGGACTTTCACAAGTGGAtcctgaaaagcagcaggaaactGCAACCCAGTCCATGTCAGGACTGCATCCAAGCCACTCTCCTGTCTTTGGTTTCTTCTTCTGGCTTCTCCACACCTGCAGCATATCAAGTACAAAGGGTTTCAACAGCCCTCAGCCAGGCATTTTGCACTGCACCAGAGGTGAGGCAGTGAGAGCAAGACAAAGCTGAGACTTTGTTGTGGTCCAGCTTCAGGGTTTTGCCATCACTAGGGCACAGTCACAAGAATATCCTTGCCAATTTGTGTGTGTCaacagcaaacaaaattaaCTCCCGAATGAAGTGGATTGTTGAAAGCATCCACTGGAAGGCCCCAGCAGAAGGCTTAAACCATCAccactgctctgttttcttcatAGAGGTGTTTGTTGATTCATTTACAGGATTACTAAAGTTTCCTTTAATAGGACCTGAAAAGCCTGGTTAAGCTGCTTTCTCTCACTCCCTTTGCCCAGATGCTggcttcctgcccttcctgtcCCAGCCATCCCAACAACCTGGTGCTGAGAGCATGGCAGCCACAGATCTCCTGCCTGCAAAATTCAGGAGCAGCTTCTACATCcacccaggca
Above is a genomic segment from Zonotrichia leucophrys gambelii isolate GWCS_2022_RI chromosome 3, RI_Zleu_2.0, whole genome shotgun sequence containing:
- the DTD1 gene encoding D-aminoacyl-tRNA deacylase 1, whose product is MKAIVQRVAQASVTVGGEQISSIGRGLCVLLGISLEDTQRELEHMVRKILNLRVFEDESGKHWSKSVMDKQYEVLCVSQFTLQCILKGNKPDYHMAMPTEQAESFYNNFLEQLRKAYKPELIKDGKFGAYMQVHIQNDGPVTIELESPAATVDPKQLTKLEKQQQRKEKTRTKVPSESSRERNVPRNKDDPSASSGAEGDVSSEREP